The following are encoded together in the Bacillus cereus group sp. RP43 genome:
- a CDS encoding S8 family serine peptidase: MKRGKFGRVLTGTLAVGMLLSQGIPYNVLAESALELKPVDNAEQVLMNLSSEQRKALEQLDVSPNFTISPDIDSNSPELVNVIVEFNQAPAKIEVMKQAAKGKKIAATTAQAKVDEEHKVFKQHVESLKSKKDAGTYDTKKVEITREYKNAINGVAMTLPGVAVQELIQSGVVKRVYKDYEVKVEPPVETKETIDPKMADSIPQIGVDKLHAENIMGKGIKVGVLDTGADYNHPDLKDAYKGGYDFVDNDADPMETTYEDWIKAGKPEYPGLVYYTNHGTHVAGTIAAQKKNNADYAVKGVAPEVDLYAYRVLGPWGGGNSAGILAGIDKAITDGMDVINMSLGAQTNDPLYATSVAVNNAMLSGVVTVVAAGNAGPNEKTLGSPGTAALGISVGASDAAMSIPTFSGSVSNEKFENMQLLGKDFPDKLEDLGGQSLPIVFAGLGKPADFTGKDLNGKVALIQRGEITFDEKIKNAKNAGAKAVIVYNNVDGQISAYLGEGIGLIPSFRLSKADGERLKALGEVSFKFETLGNTKTEGDHLADFSSRGPVNGNYDIKPDVVAPGVSVFSTAPEYINDPQDGINYGNAYVRLSGTSMASPHVAGTAALILQQHPNYTPFDVKAALMNTSNDLNGQNSVYEVGAGRIDAYEAVHTDTSIKVLDKTKNIENGNVVEIDEQTGSIMFGRLFKQDDKPIEASKKVNVQNNGKEEKSFKVEVEYHGERTGIQDAVKNGIQVEVPASLTVASGQTQELQPKITIPASAAKGRYEGYIHVTNANNPAETYQIPFAVMVTEKGFEYIKTSAPSVTNNTPFWDLLNTTVHGIMKLNSPMQTIDVLVKDSKTGKAVGFVGTANTSKLHTDKETFLVGAFSGIVYPFTNDPSKPISDIPVKLPEGDYILETIGHDEEGKSYVADNPLILDNTAPEVNMDKKPGVIEVNDSMFTEEDGKKAVWLHGTAKDATVDLLKSKGLNYDQSSNIMEYYANSGMVGGSFPIQANGDVKFGIEANDIAKKPLNLTLNTFDIATTFNKQSYVFVKEGTEYTTSSYDKKDVKIGDTVTMTLSLNNVKQFVSGEFQVEFMNDLYKFENVKLNNAANEYAKEKGLEVSLQEPVVKEGTNTNTVKVGASMKGNAFSGMDGDMPFLDVTLKLVSDAYYNNATKFNVQQASYMKAGQTAPTAISYLNTESFNIIPTHSRVLGPIKPEAFLTASGSLKAGDYTKIGAQVYVLSPKGKKYKGTIDSKGAYTINGIPASTEAHTVVVDVPGHLKVMNKFIPGYSVNGEVRGQYFRLGAKGLAGDVNGDRLIDIRDMQSVVDVYGKKDASILPQDLNQDGVVDETDVRFIEKNFLQKEVDVPEVVKPKETIGKKGLADFLRQIGLEPKSK, translated from the coding sequence AATCAGGCTCCGGCGAAAATTGAAGTGATGAAACAAGCAGCGAAAGGGAAGAAAATAGCTGCTACTACTGCCCAAGCAAAAGTGGATGAAGAGCATAAAGTGTTCAAACAACATGTCGAATCTTTAAAATCGAAGAAGGATGCCGGTACGTACGATACGAAAAAAGTGGAAATCACACGCGAATATAAAAATGCGATCAACGGTGTAGCGATGACTTTACCTGGTGTGGCTGTGCAGGAATTGATCCAATCTGGAGTAGTAAAACGTGTCTATAAAGATTATGAAGTAAAAGTGGAACCTCCGGTAGAAACGAAAGAAACAATCGATCCGAAAATGGCAGACAGCATCCCGCAAATTGGCGTGGACAAGCTTCATGCAGAAAATATTATGGGTAAAGGAATTAAAGTTGGCGTTCTTGATACAGGTGCTGACTACAATCATCCTGACTTAAAAGATGCCTATAAAGGCGGATATGATTTTGTAGATAACGATGCAGATCCGATGGAAACGACGTACGAGGATTGGATAAAAGCTGGTAAGCCAGAATATCCAGGCTTAGTGTATTATACAAACCACGGTACACATGTAGCGGGGACAATCGCAGCTCAAAAGAAAAACAATGCGGATTATGCTGTAAAAGGTGTGGCACCTGAAGTTGACCTATATGCTTACAGAGTATTAGGCCCTTGGGGTGGAGGGAATTCTGCGGGGATTCTTGCTGGAATCGATAAAGCGATTACAGATGGTATGGATGTCATCAACATGTCGCTTGGTGCGCAGACGAACGATCCGTTATATGCCACTTCTGTCGCAGTAAATAACGCCATGCTTTCAGGTGTGGTGACAGTTGTTGCCGCAGGTAACGCCGGACCAAACGAAAAAACGCTCGGTTCCCCGGGAACGGCAGCTCTTGGTATTTCAGTAGGGGCAAGTGATGCTGCTATGTCTATTCCTACATTCAGCGGGAGTGTATCTAACGAAAAATTCGAAAATATGCAGCTATTAGGTAAAGATTTTCCGGATAAGTTAGAAGATCTTGGGGGACAATCGTTACCGATTGTATTTGCGGGACTTGGTAAACCAGCTGATTTTACGGGGAAAGATCTTAACGGAAAAGTTGCGTTAATTCAGCGCGGAGAAATTACGTTTGATGAAAAAATTAAAAATGCAAAAAATGCTGGAGCAAAAGCGGTTATTGTATATAACAATGTCGACGGACAAATATCTGCCTACTTAGGTGAGGGGATAGGTCTTATTCCATCTTTCCGTCTGTCAAAAGCGGATGGAGAACGGTTAAAGGCGTTAGGTGAAGTATCTTTCAAATTCGAAACGCTGGGCAATACAAAAACGGAAGGTGATCACTTAGCTGATTTCAGCTCCCGTGGGCCGGTAAATGGGAATTATGACATTAAGCCAGATGTAGTCGCTCCTGGCGTGTCGGTTTTCTCTACTGCACCGGAATATATTAACGATCCGCAGGACGGCATAAATTACGGCAATGCATATGTACGCTTGTCTGGTACTTCTATGGCGAGTCCTCACGTAGCAGGTACAGCGGCATTGATTTTGCAACAGCATCCGAATTATACTCCTTTCGATGTAAAAGCGGCTCTTATGAATACATCCAATGATTTGAATGGCCAGAATTCCGTATACGAAGTGGGTGCGGGGCGCATTGATGCGTATGAAGCTGTTCATACGGACACATCTATCAAAGTATTGGACAAAACAAAAAATATCGAGAACGGAAATGTTGTTGAAATTGACGAACAAACAGGCTCGATTATGTTTGGCAGACTTTTTAAGCAAGATGATAAACCAATTGAGGCAAGCAAAAAAGTAAATGTCCAAAACAACGGCAAAGAAGAAAAATCCTTTAAAGTAGAAGTGGAGTATCACGGTGAGCGTACAGGCATTCAAGATGCAGTGAAGAATGGAATACAAGTTGAGGTACCGGCATCTCTTACAGTGGCAAGCGGACAAACACAGGAACTGCAGCCAAAAATTACGATTCCTGCTAGCGCAGCGAAAGGCAGATATGAAGGATATATTCATGTAACGAATGCGAACAATCCGGCCGAAACATATCAAATCCCATTCGCTGTCATGGTGACGGAAAAGGGATTTGAATATATAAAAACGAGTGCACCATCTGTAACAAATAATACACCTTTCTGGGATCTTTTAAACACTACGGTCCACGGAATAATGAAGTTGAATAGTCCGATGCAAACAATCGATGTGCTTGTTAAGGACAGTAAAACAGGGAAAGCTGTAGGTTTTGTAGGAACAGCGAACACTAGTAAGTTGCACACGGACAAAGAAACTTTTCTTGTAGGAGCATTCAGCGGCATTGTCTATCCATTTACAAATGATCCTTCCAAGCCGATTAGCGATATTCCTGTGAAGCTTCCAGAAGGCGATTATATACTGGAAACGATTGGGCACGATGAGGAAGGGAAATCATATGTTGCAGATAATCCACTTATTTTGGACAATACAGCACCGGAAGTGAACATGGATAAAAAACCGGGTGTGATTGAAGTGAATGACTCCATGTTTACGGAAGAAGATGGAAAGAAAGCAGTATGGCTGCATGGAACTGCTAAGGATGCGACAGTGGATCTATTGAAATCAAAAGGTTTAAACTATGACCAATCATCTAACATCATGGAGTACTATGCAAACTCTGGAATGGTAGGTGGAAGCTTCCCAATCCAAGCAAATGGAGATGTGAAATTCGGTATTGAGGCAAATGATATTGCAAAAAAACCTCTAAATTTGACTTTGAATACGTTTGATATTGCAACGACATTTAATAAGCAAAGCTATGTCTTCGTAAAAGAAGGTACAGAGTATACGACTTCTAGTTATGATAAGAAAGACGTAAAAATCGGCGATACAGTTACGATGACACTTAGTCTCAATAATGTGAAGCAATTTGTATCTGGGGAATTCCAGGTGGAATTCATGAACGATTTGTATAAGTTTGAGAATGTGAAACTGAACAATGCGGCAAACGAGTACGCGAAGGAAAAAGGCTTGGAAGTATCGCTGCAAGAACCTGTGGTGAAAGAAGGAACTAACACCAATACGGTGAAAGTCGGCGCATCTATGAAAGGGAATGCATTTAGCGGTATGGACGGCGATATGCCTTTCCTTGATGTAACGCTCAAATTAGTAAGTGATGCATATTACAATAATGCTACCAAATTTAATGTACAACAGGCGTCTTATATGAAAGCGGGACAAACAGCACCTACTGCCATTTCTTATTTAAATACGGAAAGCTTTAACATCATTCCGACGCATTCGAGAGTGCTGGGTCCTATCAAGCCGGAAGCATTTTTGACAGCAAGCGGTTCTTTGAAAGCAGGAGATTATACAAAAATAGGTGCCCAAGTATATGTGCTGTCCCCAAAAGGTAAAAAATATAAGGGAACAATTGATAGTAAAGGGGCATATACGATTAATGGTATCCCAGCTTCTACTGAAGCACACACAGTTGTTGTCGATGTTCCGGGACATCTGAAAGTGATGAATAAATTCATTCCTGGATATTCTGTAAACGGTGAGGTGCGCGGGCAATATTTTAGATTAGGCGCTAAAGGTCTTGCAGGAGATGTGAATGGTGACAGATTGATTGATATTCGAGATATGCAAAGTGTAGTCGATGTATACGGTAAAAAGGATGCATCCATCTTGCCGCAAGATCTCAATCAAGACGGTGTCGTAGATGAGACAGATGTCCGCTTCATTGAGAAAAACTTCTTGCAAAAAGAAGTCGATGTTCCAGAAGTGGTTAAGCCGAAAGAAACAATCGGTAAAAAAGGTCTGGCAGACTTCCTGCGCCAGATTGGTTTAGAGCCGAAATCAAAGTAA
- a CDS encoding S8 family serine peptidase: protein MKRRKKGKLLIGTLAVGMLLSQGIPYNVLAESPVELNPVDNVETVLKSLSADQRKALEQLDANPNFTISPDIDTNSHKLVNVIVEFNQAPAKIEVMKQAAKGKKIAATTAQAKVDEEHKVFKQHVESLKSKKDAGTYDTKKVEITREYKNAINGVAMTLPGVAVQELIQSGVVKRVYKDYEVKVEPPVETKETIDPKMADSIPQIGVDKLHAENIMGKGIKVGVLDTGVDYNHPDLKGAYKGGYDLVDNDADPMETTYEDWIKAGKPTTPGYVYYTNHGTHVAGTIAAQKKNNADYAVKGVAPDVDLYAYRVLGPWGGGNTAGVLAGMDKAIADGMDVINMSLGAQTNDPLYATSVAVNNAMLSGVVTVVAAGNNGPNEKTLGSPGAAALGISVGASDAAMSIPTFNASAASEKFENMQLLGKDFPDKLEDLGGQSLPIVFAGLGKQADFTGKDLNGKVALIQRGEITFDEKIKNAQKAGAKAVIVYNNADGQISAYLGEGVGLIPSFRLSKADGERLKALGEVSFKFETLGNTKTEGDHLADFSSRGPVNGNYDIKPDVVAPGVSVFSTAPEYINDPQDGINYGNAYVRLSGTSMATPHVAGTAALILQQHPEYTPFDVKAALMNTSDDLNGQNSVYEVGAGRIDAYEAVHTDTSIKVLDKTQNVENGNVVEIDEQTGSIMFGKHFKQGDKPIEASKKVTVQNNGKEEKSFKVEVEYHGERTSIQDAVKNGIQVEVPASLTVASGKSQELQPKITIPSSAAKGRYEGYIHVTNANNPSETYQIPFAVMVTEKGFEYVKTSTPSVTNTTPFWQGLYPFVHGSMKLNSPMKTIDVLVKDSKTGKAVGFVGTADASRLLTDVETFLMGIFSGTVYPFTNDPSKPIGDLPVKLPAGDYILELIAYDEEGKSYVADNPLIVDNTAPEVNMDKKPGVIEVNDSMFTEEDGQKAVWLHGTAKDATVDVLKSKGLNYDQSSNSMAYSANSPFINGYFPIQANGDVKFGIEASDIATKPLNLTLTTSDIATAVGKQNYVFVKEGTEYTTSSYDKKDVKVGDTVTMTLSLNNVKQLVSGEFQVEFMNDLYKFENVKLNNTANEYAKEKGLEVSLQEPVVTEGTLKNTVKVGASMKGNAFSGMDGDMPFLDVTLKLVSDAYFDNATKFAVKQASYMKAGQTAATTISYLDTESFNIIPTHSKVQGFIGPEAFLRNDGSLPKGDYTKIGAQVYAMSPQGKKYKGTIDSRGEYTIKGIPASTEAHTVVFDVPGHLKAMKKFIPGYSVNGEVRGQYVGARAKNLAGDVNGDRLIDIRDMQSVVDVYGKKDASILPQDINQDGVVDETDVRFVEKNFLQKEVGVPEVVKPKETIGKKGLADFLRQIGLEPKK, encoded by the coding sequence ATGAAGAGAAGAAAAAAAGGGAAGCTTCTTATAGGAACGTTAGCTGTAGGTATGCTATTGTCACAGGGGATTCCGTATAACGTATTGGCAGAAAGTCCGGTTGAACTGAATCCAGTTGATAATGTGGAGACAGTCCTGAAGAGTCTATCGGCAGATCAAAGAAAGGCTTTAGAGCAATTGGATGCAAATCCTAACTTTACGATTTCACCTGATATTGATACTAATAGTCATAAATTAGTTAACGTTATCGTGGAATTCAATCAAGCTCCAGCAAAAATTGAAGTGATGAAACAAGCGGCGAAAGGGAAGAAAATAGCTGCTACTACTGCGCAAGCAAAAGTGGATGAAGAGCATAAAGTATTTAAGCAACATGTCGAATCTTTAAAATCGAAGAAGGATGCCGGCACGTACGATACGAAAAAAGTGGAAATCACACGTGAATATAAGAATGCAATCAACGGTGTAGCGATGACGTTACCTGGTGTGGCTGTGCAGGAGTTGATCCAATCTGGAGTAGTAAAACGTGTCTATAAAGATTATGAGGTAAAAGTGGAACCTCCGGTAGAAACGAAAGAAACAATCGATCCGAAAATGGCGGACAGCATTCCGCAAATTGGTGTGGACAAGCTTCATGCAGAAAATATTATGGGTAAAGGAATTAAAGTTGGCGTTCTTGATACAGGTGTTGACTACAATCATCCTGACTTAAAAGGTGCCTATAAAGGCGGATATGATCTTGTTGATAACGATGCAGATCCGATGGAAACAACATATGAGGATTGGATAAAAGCTGGTAAGCCAACAACTCCTGGTTATGTATATTATACAAACCACGGTACACATGTAGCGGGAACAATTGCAGCTCAAAAGAAAAACAATGCAGATTACGCTGTAAAAGGTGTGGCACCTGATGTAGATTTATATGCTTACAGAGTACTAGGACCATGGGGCGGAGGAAATACAGCGGGAGTCCTTGCTGGGATGGATAAAGCGATTGCAGATGGTATGGATGTCATCAACATGTCGCTAGGTGCGCAGACGAACGATCCGTTATATGCCACTTCTGTTGCAGTAAATAATGCCATGCTTTCAGGAGTGGTGACAGTTGTTGCCGCAGGAAACAATGGACCAAACGAAAAAACGCTCGGTTCCCCGGGAGCGGCAGCTCTTGGCATTTCAGTAGGGGCAAGTGATGCTGCCATGTCCATTCCTACATTCAATGCAAGTGCAGCGAGCGAAAAATTTGAAAATATGCAGCTATTAGGGAAAGACTTTCCTGATAAGTTAGAAGATCTTGGGGGACAATCGTTACCGATTGTATTTGCAGGACTTGGTAAGCAAGCTGATTTTACAGGGAAAGATTTAAATGGAAAAGTTGCGCTGATTCAGCGCGGGGAAATAACGTTTGATGAAAAAATTAAAAATGCTCAAAAAGCCGGAGCGAAAGCTGTTATCGTGTATAACAATGCTGACGGACAAATATCCGCCTACTTAGGTGAGGGGGTAGGTCTTATTCCATCTTTCCGTCTGTCAAAAGCAGATGGAGAACGGTTAAAGGCGCTAGGTGAAGTATCTTTCAAATTCGAAACGCTAGGAAATACAAAAACGGAAGGTGATCACTTAGCTGATTTTAGCTCACGCGGACCGGTAAACGGAAATTATGACATTAAGCCGGATGTAGTCGCTCCTGGTGTGTCGGTTTTCTCTACTGCACCGGAATATATTAACGATCCGCAGGACGGCATAAATTACGGCAATGCATATGTACGCTTGTCTGGTACGTCTATGGCTACTCCTCACGTGGCGGGTACAGCAGCATTGATCCTGCAGCAGCATCCAGAATACACACCTTTCGATGTAAAAGCGGCTCTTATGAATACATCCGATGATTTGAATGGCCAAAATTCCGTATACGAAGTAGGCGCAGGGCGCATCGATGCGTATGAAGCCGTTCATACGGACACATCCATTAAAGTATTAGACAAAACACAAAATGTCGAGAACGGAAATGTTGTCGAAATTGACGAACAAACAGGCTCTATTATGTTTGGCAAACATTTTAAGCAAGGTGATAAACCAATTGAAGCGAGCAAAAAAGTGACTGTTCAAAACAACGGTAAAGAAGAAAAATCTTTTAAAGTAGAAGTAGAGTATCACGGTGAGCGTACGAGCATTCAAGATGCAGTGAAGAATGGAATACAAGTTGAGGTACCGGCATCTCTTACAGTGGCAAGCGGAAAATCACAGGAACTGCAGCCGAAAATTACGATTCCTTCTAGTGCAGCGAAAGGCAGATACGAAGGATATATTCATGTAACGAATGCGAACAATCCGTCCGAAACGTATCAAATTCCATTCGCTGTCATGGTGACGGAAAAGGGATTTGAATATGTAAAGACAAGTACACCATCCGTAACAAATACAACACCTTTTTGGCAAGGCTTATACCCTTTTGTTCACGGGTCAATGAAGTTGAATAGCCCGATGAAAACAATCGATGTGCTTGTTAAGGACAGTAAGACAGGGAAAGCTGTAGGTTTTGTAGGAACAGCGGACGCCAGCAGATTACTGACAGATGTAGAAACTTTTCTTATGGGTATATTCAGCGGTACTGTCTATCCATTTACAAACGATCCTTCTAAGCCAATTGGCGATCTTCCTGTGAAGCTTCCAGCAGGCGATTATATACTGGAATTGATTGCGTACGATGAGGAAGGGAAATCATATGTTGCAGATAATCCGCTTATCGTGGACAATACAGCACCGGAAGTAAATATGGATAAAAAACCGGGTGTAATTGAGGTTAATGACTCCATGTTTACGGAAGAAGATGGACAAAAAGCGGTATGGCTGCATGGAACAGCTAAGGATGCGACAGTGGATGTATTGAAATCGAAAGGCTTAAACTATGACCAATCATCCAACAGCATGGCTTACTCTGCAAACTCTCCATTCATAAATGGGTACTTCCCGATCCAAGCGAATGGAGATGTAAAATTCGGTATTGAGGCAAGTGATATTGCAACAAAACCTCTAAATTTGACTTTGACTACGTCTGATATCGCAACGGCAGTTGGTAAACAAAACTATGTCTTTGTAAAAGAAGGTACGGAATATACGACTTCTAGTTACGATAAGAAAGATGTAAAAGTCGGCGATACAGTTACGATGACACTTAGTCTCAATAATGTGAAGCAACTTGTATCCGGGGAATTCCAGGTGGAATTCATGAACGATTTGTATAAGTTTGAGAATGTAAAACTGAACAATACGGCAAACGAGTACGCGAAGGAAAAAGGCTTGGAAGTATCGCTGCAAGAACCTGTGGTGACAGAAGGAACTCTCAAGAATACGGTGAAAGTTGGCGCATCTATGAAAGGGAATGCATTTAGCGGTATGGATGGCGATATGCCTTTCCTTGATGTAACGCTAAAATTAGTAAGTGATGCATATTTTGATAATGCTACCAAATTTGCTGTAAAGCAGGCGTCTTATATGAAAGCGGGACAAACAGCAGCTACTACCATTTCTTATTTGGATACGGAAAGCTTTAACATCATTCCAACGCATTCGAAAGTGCAGGGTTTTATCGGACCGGAAGCATTTTTGAGAAATGACGGTAGTTTGCCAAAAGGTGATTATACAAAGATCGGTGCCCAAGTATATGCAATGTCTCCACAAGGTAAAAAATATAAGGGAACAATTGATAGTAGAGGGGAATACACCATTAAGGGTATCCCAGCTTCTACTGAAGCACACACAGTTGTTTTCGATGTTCCGGGACATCTCAAAGCGATGAAGAAATTCATTCCTGGATATTCTGTAAACGGTGAGGTGCGCGGGCAATATGTTGGAGCACGTGCTAAAAATCTTGCAGGGGATGTGAATGGTGACAGATTGATTGATATTCGCGATATGCAAAGTGTAGTTGATGTATACGGTAAAAAGGATGCATCCATCTTGCCACAAGACATCAACCAAGACGGTGTCGTAGACGAGACAGATGTCCGCTTCGTTGAGAAAAACTTCTTGCAAAAAGAAGTCGGTGTTCCAGAAGTAGTTAAGCCAAAAGAAACAATTGGTAAAAAAGGACTGGCAGATTTCTTACGTCAGATCGGTCTAGAACCGAAGAAATAA
- a CDS encoding TasA family protein has protein sequence MNLKKKLGMGVASAALGLSLIGGGTFAYFSDKEVSENTFAAGTLDLSIDPQVIIDVDKIKPGDQIERDFHLINNGTLKIKDVHLLTDYTVTDAKGDNGNADFGDHVKVEFLWNIDKNTVPVWETTLSELKQATADGNLPDLVEKGVVNWEGNGLAPGKDDTFYVKFIFEDNGEDQNVFQGDTLKLNWTFDAAQTKGEEK, from the coding sequence ATGAATCTTAAGAAAAAACTTGGTATGGGTGTTGCATCTGCAGCTCTTGGTTTATCTTTAATCGGAGGCGGAACGTTTGCGTACTTCAGTGATAAAGAAGTATCAGAAAATACATTTGCGGCTGGTACGTTAGATTTGAGCATTGATCCACAAGTTATCATCGATGTTGACAAAATCAAACCAGGTGATCAAATAGAACGCGATTTCCACTTAATCAACAACGGTACTTTGAAAATTAAGGACGTTCATCTTCTTACTGATTACACTGTAACAGATGCAAAAGGTGATAATGGAAATGCTGATTTCGGTGATCATGTCAAAGTGGAGTTTTTATGGAACATAGACAAGAACACAGTTCCTGTATGGGAAACTACTTTGTCTGAATTGAAACAAGCTACTGCTGATGGCAACTTGCCTGATCTTGTAGAAAAAGGTGTCGTAAACTGGGAAGGAAACGGACTTGCTCCAGGCAAGGATGACACTTTCTATGTGAAATTCATATTTGAAGATAATGGAGAAGATCAAAACGTATTCCAAGGAGATACATTGAAATTGAACTGGACGTTTGACGCGGCTCAGACAAAAGGGGAAGAAAAATAA
- a CDS encoding glycosyltransferase yields MRVAIFTDTFTPQVNGVAKTLERLTKYFQKENIAYSVFAPQHTAEENFVSNVNKMRSIPLTILYPECRFAFPTPRIRRELLAFKPDIIHIATPFNMGLCGLYYAKKLNIPVVGSYHTDFDAYLRYYKIEFLSNMLWNYLKWFHSHMQKNFVPSPETLHQLKNKGFQALYIWGRGVDCTLFHPTYNKDLFRKKYNITAEYILSYVGRLAPEKDIDTLQTLIQTTNKERDDIHWLIAGDGPLAKGLHENVPKTNVTFTGYLQGEYLAEAYASSDLMVFPSTTETFGNVVLESLACGTPVIGANSGGVKNIITDEKTGFLCEPKNEDSFLSSIYELLNNEEMRKQMSQDAHSYAATQSWDEISSDLLIHYDDVIQSRKAEMLA; encoded by the coding sequence ATGAGAGTCGCCATATTTACCGATACATTTACACCACAAGTCAACGGTGTGGCGAAAACTTTGGAACGTTTAACTAAATATTTTCAAAAAGAAAATATCGCGTATTCTGTTTTCGCCCCTCAACATACGGCAGAAGAGAATTTCGTATCGAATGTAAACAAAATGAGAAGTATCCCGCTAACTATATTATATCCAGAATGTCGCTTTGCCTTTCCTACTCCGCGCATTAGACGGGAACTTCTTGCCTTTAAACCTGATATCATTCATATTGCTACGCCTTTCAATATGGGACTTTGTGGATTATATTATGCCAAAAAGTTAAATATCCCGGTTGTCGGTTCTTATCATACTGATTTTGACGCCTATTTACGCTATTACAAAATCGAATTTCTCTCCAATATGCTATGGAACTATTTAAAGTGGTTTCATAGTCATATGCAAAAAAACTTTGTTCCTTCTCCTGAAACATTACATCAATTAAAGAATAAAGGATTTCAGGCCCTCTATATTTGGGGACGTGGTGTAGATTGCACTCTCTTTCATCCCACTTACAATAAAGACCTATTCCGAAAAAAATATAATATTACAGCGGAATATATTCTTTCCTACGTCGGACGCCTTGCTCCTGAAAAAGATATCGACACTCTTCAAACACTTATTCAAACGACGAACAAAGAACGTGATGATATTCATTGGCTCATCGCTGGAGATGGTCCTCTCGCAAAGGGCCTGCATGAAAATGTTCCAAAAACAAATGTAACCTTTACTGGATATTTACAAGGTGAATATTTAGCTGAAGCCTACGCTTCCTCTGATCTAATGGTATTTCCATCTACTACTGAAACATTTGGGAACGTCGTACTTGAATCACTTGCATGTGGTACACCTGTTATTGGTGCGAATAGTGGCGGGGTTAAAAATATTATTACAGATGAAAAAACTGGATTTCTATGTGAACCCAAAAATGAGGACTCATTTTTATCATCTATTTATGAATTGTTAAATAATGAAGAAATGCGTAAACAAATGAGCCAAGATGCTCACTCTTATGCTGCTACACAAAGCTGGGATGAAATTTCCAGTGATTTACTCATTCATTATGATGATGTTATTCAAAGTCGAAAAGCGGAAATGCTAGCTTAA
- a CDS encoding phosphatase PAP2 family protein, which yields MKVSGLYKIECYIFKGINRYFDQKTLNIFFSNITHIGGATFSITLTLFFLIFATGNLHQAAIATAISLTISHIPVQILKRWYPRKRPYLTIQDAKYPVYPLKDHSFPSGHTTAVFSVLIPFICYNPNLLAFLLPLALCVGISRIYLGLHYPSDVFVGMCLGTCSGIISFYQLIPLM from the coding sequence ATGAAGGTCAGTGGACTATATAAAATAGAATGTTACATTTTCAAAGGAATTAATCGCTACTTTGATCAAAAAACATTAAACATCTTTTTCAGCAATATTACCCATATCGGTGGTGCTACCTTCTCTATTACACTCACACTTTTCTTTTTAATTTTCGCAACAGGGAATTTACATCAAGCTGCAATTGCAACTGCTATTTCTTTAACAATTAGCCATATTCCAGTGCAAATATTAAAAAGATGGTATCCACGAAAACGTCCTTATTTGACAATTCAGGATGCGAAATATCCAGTTTATCCATTAAAAGATCATTCTTTTCCATCCGGACATACAACGGCTGTTTTCTCTGTCCTCATTCCATTTATTTGCTATAATCCAAACTTGCTTGCTTTTCTATTACCGTTAGCGCTATGCGTCGGTATTTCCCGTATTTATTTAGGACTTCATTATCCGTCAGATGTATTTGTAGGCATGTGCCTCGGCACTTGCTCTGGCATCATCTCTTTTTATCAACTCATTCCACTCATGTAA
- a CDS encoding gamma carbonic anhydrase family protein, translated as MIYPYKEKNPKIASSAFIADYVTITGDVTIGEESSIWFNTVIRGDVSPTIIGNRVNVQDQCTLHQSPQYPLILEDDVTVGHQVILHSCHIKKDALIGMGSIILDGAEIGEGAFIGAGSLVSQGKKIPPNTLAFGRPAKVIRELTEEDRKDMERIRTQYVEKGQYYKSLQK; from the coding sequence ATGATATATCCTTACAAAGAAAAAAATCCGAAAATTGCGAGTAGTGCTTTTATCGCTGATTATGTTACCATTACAGGCGATGTGACAATTGGCGAAGAATCTAGTATTTGGTTTAATACAGTCATCCGCGGTGATGTATCACCAACGATAATTGGAAATAGAGTAAATGTACAAGATCAATGTACACTTCACCAAAGTCCCCAGTATCCTCTTATTTTGGAAGATGATGTTACAGTTGGTCATCAAGTTATTTTACATAGCTGTCATATTAAAAAAGATGCTTTAATTGGAATGGGATCTATCATATTAGATGGTGCTGAAATTGGTGAAGGAGCTTTCATCGGTGCTGGTAGTCTCGTTTCACAAGGAAAGAAAATCCCTCCTAATACGTTAGCTTTCGGTCGTCCTGCGAAGGTCATTCGCGAATTAACAGAAGAGGACCGTAAAGATATGGAACGTATCCGCACACAATACGTTGAAAAAGGACAATATTATAAATCGTTACAAAAGTGA